The following proteins come from a genomic window of Streptomyces sp. GS7:
- a CDS encoding DUF3817 domain-containing protein, whose amino-acid sequence MATRMPLRISATIEFVTLAVLFTNMATLNAHTVAALTGPVHGFAWLYGVIATWRDPRSTGRRVLLAAVPGIGGLLALRSLDRAPADRPKAA is encoded by the coding sequence ATGGCCACTCGCATGCCGCTGAGGATCTCCGCGACGATCGAGTTCGTCACCCTCGCCGTGCTGTTCACGAACATGGCGACGCTCAACGCGCACACGGTTGCCGCGCTGACCGGCCCGGTCCACGGCTTCGCCTGGCTCTACGGCGTGATCGCCACCTGGCGCGATCCGCGTTCGACGGGGCGACGCGTGCTGCTGGCGGCTGTCCCGGGCATCGGCGGGCTGCTCGCCCTGCGCAGCCTGGACCGCGCGCCCGCCGACCGCCCGAAGGCTGCCTAG
- a CDS encoding LysR family transcriptional regulator, which translates to MQLMPVSLAYFLEVARTGAVSEAAQRLRVAPSAISRQIAKLESGIGVPLFVRHPRGMTLTDAGSRLLAHVRRSEAESSALVTELRTGSGADVRNVTVACSEGFARRLVPRAMATFRRDHADVTFRLDRVPHQEATRRVAEGIADIAVTYAMGPQHDVRVECAVVVPMAAIVPPGHELADRERVGLAELCAHPLAMAPAGTTQRDLFDIGVQLEGLAVRPALVCDAMASKYEFVRSGGGIALVGDLGDLHPDPAAEGVVYVPLDHPVFRGREAQVQTMLGRRLPWAATQFVGLLVSLLRRSQA; encoded by the coding sequence ATGCAGCTCATGCCGGTGAGCCTGGCGTACTTTCTCGAAGTCGCCCGGACAGGGGCGGTGAGTGAGGCCGCCCAGCGGCTGCGGGTCGCCCCCTCGGCGATCAGCAGGCAGATCGCCAAGCTCGAATCCGGGATCGGCGTCCCCCTGTTCGTCCGGCATCCGCGCGGGATGACCCTGACCGATGCCGGGTCGCGGCTGCTGGCCCACGTCCGCCGCAGCGAGGCCGAGTCCTCCGCGCTCGTCACCGAGCTGCGCACCGGCAGCGGCGCCGACGTCCGCAACGTCACCGTTGCCTGCTCGGAAGGTTTCGCACGCCGCCTCGTCCCCCGTGCCATGGCGACCTTCCGGCGCGACCACGCGGACGTGACGTTCAGGCTCGACCGCGTACCCCACCAAGAGGCGACCCGCCGCGTGGCCGAGGGCATCGCCGACATCGCCGTCACGTACGCGATGGGCCCGCAGCACGACGTACGGGTGGAGTGCGCCGTCGTGGTGCCGATGGCCGCCATCGTGCCGCCCGGACACGAACTCGCCGACCGCGAGCGGGTCGGCCTGGCCGAGCTGTGCGCGCATCCCCTCGCCATGGCCCCGGCCGGAACCACCCAGCGCGACCTCTTCGACATCGGCGTACAACTGGAGGGACTGGCCGTCCGGCCGGCGCTGGTCTGCGACGCCATGGCCTCGAAGTACGAGTTCGTCCGCTCCGGCGGTGGCATCGCGCTCGTCGGAGACCTGGGCGACCTGCACCCGGACCCGGCGGCCGAAGGCGTCGTCTACGTACCGCTCGACCACCCGGTCTTCCGCGGTCGCGAGGCCCAGGTGCAGACGATGCTCGGCCGTCGACTGCCGTGGGCGGCAACACAGTTCGTCGGGTTGCTGGTGTCACTGCTGCGACGGTCACAGGCGTGA
- a CDS encoding GlxA family transcriptional regulator: MHTVAVLALDRVIPFDLSTPLEVFDRVRLPDGRRPYQVRVCAISPQVQARGFVITAPWGLEGLADADTVIVPGRAEGAPPPAEEALEALRQAAARGARIASLCVGALDLAATGLLDGLPATTHWAAAPELARRHPQIEVRPDVLYVDNGQFLTSAGASAGIDLCLHMIRRDWGSAVAASAARLAVTPLEREGGQAQFIVHAQPPVPRGSALEPVLSWMEEHLSEELTLELLARCAGMSPRTFSRRFREQTGATPLQWLLRARVRRAQLLLESTDHTVDRIADQAGFGSPTAFRERFKRVVGTSPQSYRAAFRGREQT; encoded by the coding sequence GTGCACACCGTCGCGGTCCTGGCACTCGACCGGGTCATCCCCTTCGACCTGTCCACGCCCCTGGAGGTGTTCGACCGGGTGCGGCTGCCCGACGGGCGACGCCCCTACCAAGTGCGGGTATGCGCCATATCTCCGCAGGTCCAGGCGCGAGGCTTCGTGATCACCGCGCCCTGGGGACTGGAGGGCCTGGCCGACGCCGACACCGTGATCGTCCCCGGGCGTGCGGAAGGGGCGCCCCCGCCCGCCGAGGAGGCACTGGAGGCGCTGCGGCAAGCGGCGGCCCGGGGCGCGAGGATCGCCTCCCTCTGCGTCGGCGCGCTGGACCTGGCCGCGACCGGCCTACTCGACGGGCTGCCCGCCACCACCCACTGGGCCGCGGCGCCCGAACTGGCCCGCAGGCACCCCCAGATCGAGGTACGCCCCGACGTCCTCTACGTCGACAACGGCCAGTTCCTCACCTCAGCCGGAGCCTCCGCAGGCATTGACCTGTGCCTCCACATGATCCGCCGTGACTGGGGCTCGGCCGTGGCGGCAAGCGCAGCGCGCCTGGCCGTCACCCCTCTCGAACGGGAAGGCGGCCAGGCCCAGTTCATCGTTCACGCCCAACCACCGGTCCCCCGCGGGTCGGCCCTGGAGCCGGTGCTCTCCTGGATGGAGGAGCACCTGAGCGAGGAGCTGACCCTCGAACTGCTGGCCCGGTGCGCCGGGATGAGCCCGCGCACCTTCAGCAGGCGATTCCGTGAGCAGACCGGCGCGACGCCGCTGCAGTGGCTGCTGCGAGCCCGGGTCCGTCGCGCGCAACTCCTGCTGGAGAGCACCGATCACACCGTCGACCGCATCGCGGACCAGGCCGGCTTCGGGTCCCCGACAGCCTTCCGGGAACGCTTCAAACGGGTCGTCGGAACCTCCCCGCAGAGCTACCGGGCCGCCTTCCGCGGTCGAGAACAGACATGA
- a CDS encoding DJ-1/PfpI family protein codes for MHVQIVLFDGFDPLDVIAPYEVLYAGGTAGDGAVTVELVSAEGPREVVSGTGALALRATASLDPDRPGLVLVPGASGRVGDPGEMPDQEACEEGEWRQDEFISVLLGRTLTTELPALLKAAMDNPQITMTAVCGGSLVLAMAGLIEGRHATTHHMGLDMLEATGVHALRARVVDDGDLITGSGVTSGLDLGLYLLEREIGPQIAHAVEELFAHERRGTTWCAQGPAPVAL; via the coding sequence ATGCACGTTCAGATCGTCTTGTTCGACGGCTTCGACCCGCTCGACGTGATCGCCCCCTACGAAGTCCTCTACGCCGGAGGCACCGCCGGCGACGGCGCCGTGACCGTGGAACTGGTGTCCGCCGAGGGCCCCCGGGAGGTCGTCAGCGGCACCGGAGCCCTGGCGTTGCGCGCCACCGCCTCCCTGGACCCGGACCGCCCCGGCCTGGTGCTGGTCCCCGGGGCCTCCGGCCGCGTCGGCGATCCCGGGGAGATGCCCGACCAGGAAGCGTGCGAGGAAGGCGAGTGGCGCCAGGACGAGTTCATCTCCGTCCTCCTCGGCCGTACCCTCACCACGGAACTGCCCGCCCTCCTCAAGGCGGCCATGGACAACCCGCAGATCACCATGACCGCCGTCTGCGGCGGCTCCCTGGTACTGGCGATGGCCGGGCTGATCGAGGGCCGACACGCCACCACCCACCACATGGGCCTGGACATGCTGGAGGCCACCGGCGTCCACGCCCTGCGCGCCCGCGTCGTCGACGACGGCGACCTGATCACCGGCTCTGGCGTCACCTCCGGCCTGGACCTCGGCCTGTACCTGCTCGAACGCGAGATCGGCCCGCAGATCGCCCATGCCGTCGAGGAACTCTTCGCCCACGAGCGCCGCGGCACGACCTGGTGCGCCCAGGGCCCCGCCCCCGTCGCCCTCTGA
- a CDS encoding CGNR zinc finger domain-containing protein translates to MRAAFPDFRLGNVLATSFTGTLSERHGNAVERIPTPNRLVDWLAVNGLAVDSCTAAQLDLARELRESIHAAATAAAIQDALPASAVQVINDCSAQGRAAAVLTPEGKRRWRLSSASCVEDALSVIAADAISIIAGERDGKLALCASPTCQAAFFDTSQSRTRKWCDMNTCGNRQKKARFNANRRKNPESGE, encoded by the coding sequence ATGCGTGCTGCGTTCCCTGACTTCCGCCTCGGCAATGTGCTGGCGACCAGCTTCACGGGCACTCTGTCGGAGCGTCATGGCAACGCCGTGGAGCGCATTCCCACGCCGAACCGACTCGTCGACTGGCTGGCAGTGAACGGCCTCGCCGTGGACTCCTGCACCGCTGCCCAGCTCGACCTCGCTCGGGAACTGCGGGAGTCGATTCACGCCGCCGCGACAGCGGCCGCGATCCAGGACGCTCTCCCCGCATCTGCTGTCCAAGTCATCAATGACTGCAGCGCTCAGGGTCGGGCCGCGGCTGTCCTGACGCCCGAGGGCAAGCGGCGATGGCGGCTCAGCTCGGCTTCCTGCGTGGAAGATGCCCTCAGCGTGATCGCCGCCGACGCGATCAGCATCATCGCGGGCGAACGAGACGGAAAATTGGCCTTGTGTGCCTCACCAACCTGCCAAGCCGCCTTCTTCGACACCAGTCAAAGTCGCACCCGCAAATGGTGCGACATGAACACGTGCGGGAATCGTCAGAAGAAAGCGCGCTTCAATGCCAACCGGCGGAAGAACCCGGAATCGGGGGAGTGA
- a CDS encoding epoxide hydrolase family protein encodes MPRLTSDVQAFEAHAADADLDDLRARLAAARLPEAETVHRAAPDPQRWEQGVPLADLVDVVNYWRTGYNWRSFEERLNRIGQFRTTIDDLGIHFLHRRSARADATPLILTHGWPGSIAEFIDAVDELADPKEGDAPAFHVVVPSLPGFGYSDKPATTGWGTEKIAAAWVELMGRLGYSKFAAHGGDWGGNITTVLGGRFPAHVLGIHTTFAEGPPGLTTDGLTAVERKWTEETRDFWRHRAAYAKQQATRPQTIGYSLVDSPVGLLAWILDKFAEWTDTDDSPFETISRDRVLDDVTLYWLTRTGASAARIYYESHNSLDPELRVDVPSAITMYPRDIEKYPRPWAQERYRQIVRWREPEIGGHFPSLEVPEYFVKDLQEGLAAVLAAHR; translated from the coding sequence ATGCCCCGTCTCACCAGCGACGTGCAAGCATTCGAAGCCCACGCAGCTGACGCTGACCTCGACGATCTGCGCGCGCGACTAGCCGCGGCGCGACTGCCGGAGGCCGAGACGGTCCATCGCGCCGCGCCCGACCCTCAACGATGGGAACAGGGCGTTCCTCTGGCCGACCTCGTCGATGTCGTGAACTACTGGCGCACCGGGTACAACTGGCGGTCGTTCGAAGAGCGCCTCAACCGTATCGGCCAGTTCCGCACGACCATTGATGATCTGGGAATCCACTTCCTGCACCGCCGATCCGCGCGCGCAGACGCCACTCCTCTGATCTTGACGCACGGCTGGCCAGGCAGCATTGCCGAGTTCATCGATGCAGTAGACGAGCTGGCAGATCCGAAAGAGGGAGACGCGCCGGCGTTCCACGTCGTGGTTCCATCGCTACCAGGCTTTGGTTACAGCGACAAGCCGGCCACCACCGGGTGGGGAACCGAAAAGATCGCGGCCGCCTGGGTGGAACTGATGGGAAGGCTCGGCTACAGCAAGTTCGCAGCCCACGGCGGCGACTGGGGAGGCAATATCACCACGGTTCTCGGCGGCAGGTTCCCGGCGCACGTTCTCGGCATCCACACAACGTTCGCGGAGGGACCGCCCGGGTTGACAACGGACGGGCTGACGGCGGTCGAGCGCAAGTGGACCGAGGAAACCCGCGATTTCTGGCGCCACCGCGCGGCGTACGCGAAGCAGCAGGCGACCCGACCGCAGACCATCGGCTACTCCCTCGTCGACTCACCGGTCGGGCTTCTTGCCTGGATCCTCGACAAGTTCGCCGAGTGGACAGATACCGATGACAGCCCGTTCGAGACGATTTCCAGAGACCGCGTTCTTGACGACGTCACCCTGTACTGGCTGACGCGGACCGGCGCATCGGCGGCCCGCATTTACTACGAAAGCCACAACTCGCTCGACCCCGAACTTCGGGTCGACGTCCCGTCAGCAATCACTATGTATCCCCGCGACATCGAGAAGTATCCGCGCCCCTGGGCACAGGAGCGGTACCGACAGATCGTCCGATGGAGGGAGCCCGAAATCGGGGGGCATTTCCCGTCGCTGGAGGTTCCCGAGTATTTCGTCAAAGATCTGCAAGAGGGCCTCGCGGCAGTGCTGGCCGCTCATCGGTGA
- a CDS encoding M20 family metallopeptidase — MISENLVQQAEDYVDSGAFFADLSAMVRYPTESARPGGYIAVKAYLDEVLVPALHGLGCSVVAYPNPDSSGGPFLVGTRVESPEFPTLLCYGHADVVDGHAGRWSEGRDPWTLTADGDRWYGRGAADNKGQHLVNLAALRLLLAEQGSLGFNLTFLFETGEEVGSPGLADFAATHREQLRADVLVASDGPRLDAATPTLFLGARGGVRLLLDVDLRPESYHSGNWGGILRNPATTLAGAIASLVDGHGRLQVPALLPPPIPAPVREALAGVTVAGNPGDPAPDEGWGAPGLTAAERLYGWNTLEVLSLGSADIDHPVNAIPGRARAVLQLRYVAGTDVSRIREIVAEHLAARGYPMVDVTVRSSFPASRTPLDDPWVDWARTALEQVTGKAVAVLPNIGGSLPNHVFTDILGLPTLWLPHSYPGCLQHAPDEHLLGTIAREGLVLATALFHSLGHPSAEHPLPARAETHRPRAVRAGADAPFSARD, encoded by the coding sequence GTGATTTCCGAGAATCTGGTCCAGCAGGCCGAAGATTACGTCGACTCGGGGGCGTTCTTCGCCGACCTGAGCGCGATGGTCCGCTACCCGACGGAGAGCGCCCGCCCCGGAGGCTACATTGCTGTCAAGGCATACCTCGACGAGGTTCTCGTACCCGCGTTGCACGGCCTCGGGTGCTCCGTGGTCGCGTACCCGAACCCGGACTCCTCCGGCGGCCCGTTCCTCGTCGGCACCCGCGTCGAGTCCCCCGAGTTCCCCACCCTGCTCTGCTACGGCCACGCCGACGTGGTGGACGGTCACGCCGGCCGGTGGAGCGAGGGCCGCGACCCGTGGACCCTGACCGCCGACGGCGACCGGTGGTACGGCCGTGGGGCGGCCGACAACAAGGGGCAGCACCTGGTCAACCTCGCGGCGCTGCGGCTGCTGCTGGCCGAGCAGGGATCACTCGGCTTCAACCTGACCTTCCTGTTCGAGACCGGCGAGGAGGTCGGCTCGCCGGGCCTGGCCGACTTCGCCGCCACGCACCGCGAACAGCTGCGGGCCGACGTCCTGGTCGCCTCGGACGGGCCGCGCCTGGACGCGGCGACGCCGACGCTGTTCCTCGGGGCGCGCGGCGGCGTCAGGCTCCTGCTCGATGTCGACCTGCGCCCCGAGTCGTACCATTCCGGCAACTGGGGCGGCATCCTGCGCAACCCCGCCACCACCCTGGCCGGTGCCATCGCGAGCCTGGTCGACGGCCACGGCCGCCTCCAGGTCCCCGCGCTGCTGCCGCCCCCGATTCCGGCCCCCGTACGCGAGGCGCTGGCCGGCGTCACGGTCGCCGGCAACCCCGGCGACCCCGCCCCGGACGAGGGGTGGGGCGCGCCCGGCCTGACCGCCGCCGAGCGGCTCTACGGCTGGAACACCCTTGAGGTCCTGTCGCTCGGCTCAGCCGACATCGACCACCCGGTCAACGCGATCCCCGGCCGGGCCCGCGCCGTCCTGCAGCTGCGGTACGTCGCCGGCACCGACGTGAGCCGGATACGGGAGATCGTCGCCGAGCACCTGGCCGCCCGCGGCTACCCGATGGTGGACGTGACCGTCCGCAGCAGCTTCCCCGCCAGCCGTACGCCGTTGGACGACCCGTGGGTGGACTGGGCCAGGACGGCGCTGGAGCAGGTCACCGGCAAGGCCGTCGCCGTCCTGCCCAACATCGGCGGCTCGCTGCCCAACCACGTCTTCACCGACATCCTCGGCCTGCCCACTCTGTGGCTGCCGCACTCCTACCCCGGCTGCCTCCAGCACGCACCCGACGAGCACCTGCTCGGCACGATCGCCCGCGAGGGCCTCGTGCTGGCCACCGCGCTCTTCCACTCCCTCGGCCATCCCTCGGCCGAGCACCCGCTCCCCGCCCGTGCCGAAACCCACCGACCGCGCGCCGTCCGCGCCGGCGCCGACGCCCCGTTCTCCGCCCGCGACTGA
- a CDS encoding YncE family protein: protein MGGATKNNVSTAYLGERFMRHPLTGRNLKELHIADRADVILERDQGKLKRKAERKSADGTDRYVSPTGFSLNKERFSEFPVGEATAHERGWRAYMTVGVPLVEERGDIVQPPPDVISKQTYVNRTDPVPTKWSHTVEFSISNTISWSLQGQVQLTFGAKVIASLQQQLQKSMAMNQSEKITLKNSKDNQGVDVESQSQMTSTTTATSTATGTGELSAQLMLGITASVSGSLTTAFKTSSTLSGEVASRVDVLATQRRQVRRFDYEYPISFGGWVALYYPEPVEVKETRPDGPQAKEPKYSRVIAWKLGETGTVTEAFDLTDEGKPFMQKGEAEVVSTLAGVHEVFELETLNFDMKNHPLYKGGSGEREIPREAPVELATGLGTADGLALDLTNQKAYVTDRYNDGKLYKVDLAGGGTDWVLEKLGQVNDVALDLPGNKAYVTDYSGKRLFTVNLSDRSASPVTVAEGMRAYGVALDLPGNKAYVTDVDGGKLIEFDLTSAPAARQRTWDVPRAAGVALNGGKAYIGQYDLGGLYEVDLNADGGAPRNVATNLGYSVRVALDGAVNAYVSDSSGGKLHEVAVAYGDAKGLRRVVADGLGTVCGVGLDRDNGWIYVSNRQGKLLRLSGVLPLASAKS, encoded by the coding sequence ATGGGCGGCGCCACCAAGAACAACGTGAGTACAGCCTATCTTGGCGAACGATTTATGCGTCACCCACTGACGGGGCGCAACCTGAAGGAGCTGCACATCGCCGACAGGGCCGATGTCATCCTGGAGCGGGACCAGGGCAAACTGAAGAGGAAGGCCGAGAGGAAATCGGCAGACGGAACGGACCGGTATGTCTCCCCTACCGGGTTTTCTTTGAACAAGGAGCGATTCAGCGAATTTCCCGTCGGGGAGGCCACGGCACACGAGCGCGGGTGGCGTGCCTATATGACGGTGGGGGTACCACTCGTTGAAGAGCGAGGCGACATCGTACAGCCTCCTCCTGACGTGATTTCCAAGCAGACGTACGTCAATCGAACCGACCCCGTCCCCACCAAATGGTCACATACTGTCGAATTCTCGATTTCGAACACAATCAGCTGGTCGCTCCAGGGGCAGGTGCAGCTCACTTTTGGGGCAAAAGTCATCGCATCGCTGCAGCAGCAGTTACAGAAGAGCATGGCGATGAACCAGTCCGAGAAGATTACCCTGAAGAACAGCAAAGACAATCAGGGTGTTGACGTAGAGTCCCAGTCGCAAATGACAAGTACCACAACGGCCACGAGTACCGCCACGGGCACCGGGGAATTGTCGGCACAGCTGATGCTCGGGATCACTGCTTCTGTCAGTGGTTCGTTGACCACTGCGTTCAAGACGTCGTCCACACTGAGCGGGGAAGTTGCCAGCCGGGTAGATGTCCTGGCCACGCAGCGACGTCAGGTGAGGAGGTTCGACTACGAATATCCCATCTCCTTCGGCGGGTGGGTTGCTCTGTATTACCCCGAGCCAGTAGAGGTCAAGGAAACCCGTCCGGACGGCCCGCAGGCCAAGGAGCCGAAATACTCCAGGGTGATTGCCTGGAAGCTCGGCGAGACTGGAACGGTCACGGAGGCTTTCGACCTGACCGATGAAGGAAAGCCGTTCATGCAGAAAGGGGAAGCCGAAGTCGTATCCACCCTCGCCGGGGTGCACGAGGTTTTCGAGCTTGAAACGCTCAATTTCGACATGAAAAATCACCCTCTTTACAAGGGCGGTAGCGGAGAGCGAGAGATCCCGAGAGAGGCTCCCGTCGAGCTCGCCACCGGGTTGGGGACGGCCGATGGCCTCGCGCTGGACCTGACGAACCAAAAGGCGTACGTCACCGACCGGTACAACGACGGCAAGCTGTACAAGGTCGATCTCGCCGGCGGCGGCACAGACTGGGTCCTGGAGAAGCTGGGACAAGTCAACGACGTGGCGCTGGACCTGCCGGGCAACAAGGCCTATGTCACCGACTACAGCGGCAAGCGCCTGTTCACGGTGAACCTGTCCGACCGCTCCGCCTCCCCGGTCACGGTCGCCGAGGGTATGCGCGCGTACGGCGTCGCGCTGGACCTGCCGGGCAACAAGGCCTATGTCACCGACGTCGATGGCGGAAAGCTGATCGAGTTCGACCTGACCAGCGCCCCGGCGGCGCGGCAGCGCACCTGGGACGTGCCGAGGGCCGCCGGCGTAGCGCTGAACGGGGGCAAGGCGTACATCGGGCAGTACGACCTCGGCGGCCTGTACGAGGTCGACCTGAACGCGGATGGCGGCGCCCCGCGGAACGTCGCCACCAACCTCGGGTACAGCGTCCGTGTAGCGCTGGACGGCGCGGTCAACGCATACGTCTCCGACTCGAGCGGCGGCAAGCTGCATGAGGTCGCCGTGGCCTACGGCGACGCCAAGGGCCTTCGGCGCGTGGTGGCCGACGGTCTCGGCACGGTGTGCGGCGTCGGGCTCGACCGCGACAACGGCTGGATCTACGTCAGCAACCGGCAGGGCAAGCTGTTGCGGCTCTCCGGCGTGCTGCCCCTCGCCTCGGCGAAGTCGTAG
- a CDS encoding SPFH domain-containing protein, with product MFGYRVPAPDQAMLISGGKRGQGGAPFRVVTGHGKFVLPVIRKVRFLTLAMCEAEVAEKCVTRQGITLTVRAVIAFKVGNDTESIVNAGQRFLSDQDQMAILTGRIFAGHLRSIIGSMTVEEIVTERQKLATEVLETSKTEMAKIGLIVDSLQIQSIDDGDTGYIEAMSAPHKAAIQQQAQVAQAQATQASVEAQQEAARNQAEYQRQTAVVQAEYNAEVDRAQARAAQAGPLAQAHAQQEVLAAQTELAERAAKLRQQELVAEVVKPAEAEAERIRLLALAEAERMKIQAEAAASHDRVALDRMLIDQLPQIVKEASAGLAGANVNVLNGTDGLGEIAAGLVGQGLTILDSVRRNLGTPDASGHTNNNGTAPGGRVEIE from the coding sequence ATGTTCGGATACCGCGTTCCCGCCCCTGATCAAGCCATGCTGATCTCAGGAGGCAAGCGTGGCCAGGGCGGCGCTCCGTTCCGAGTGGTCACCGGCCACGGCAAGTTCGTGCTGCCGGTCATCCGCAAGGTGCGCTTCCTGACCCTGGCCATGTGTGAGGCCGAGGTCGCCGAAAAGTGCGTCACCCGGCAGGGCATCACCCTCACCGTCCGCGCCGTGATCGCGTTCAAGGTCGGCAACGACACCGAGAGCATCGTCAACGCCGGTCAGCGGTTCCTGTCCGACCAGGACCAGATGGCAATACTGACCGGCCGGATCTTCGCCGGTCATCTGCGGTCCATCATCGGCTCGATGACGGTCGAGGAGATCGTCACCGAGCGGCAGAAGCTGGCCACCGAGGTCCTGGAGACCTCCAAGACCGAGATGGCCAAGATCGGCCTGATCGTCGACTCGCTCCAGATCCAGTCCATCGACGACGGCGACACCGGCTACATCGAGGCGATGTCCGCGCCGCACAAGGCCGCCATCCAGCAGCAGGCCCAGGTCGCCCAGGCCCAGGCCACCCAGGCGTCGGTCGAGGCCCAGCAGGAGGCGGCACGCAACCAGGCCGAGTACCAGCGGCAGACCGCCGTCGTGCAGGCCGAGTACAACGCCGAGGTCGACCGCGCCCAGGCCCGAGCCGCCCAGGCCGGCCCACTCGCCCAGGCACACGCCCAGCAGGAGGTACTGGCCGCGCAGACCGAACTCGCCGAGCGCGCCGCCAAACTGCGCCAGCAGGAACTGGTCGCCGAGGTCGTCAAGCCCGCCGAGGCGGAGGCCGAGCGCATCCGGCTACTGGCCCTGGCCGAAGCCGAGCGCATGAAGATCCAGGCCGAGGCCGCCGCCTCACACGACCGGGTCGCACTGGACCGGATGCTCATCGACCAGCTCCCGCAGATCGTCAAGGAAGCCTCCGCCGGCCTCGCAGGCGCCAACGTCAACGTCCTCAACGGCACCGACGGCCTCGGCGAGATCGCCGCCGGCCTGGTCGGCCAGGGCCTCACCATCCTCGACTCGGTACGCCGCAACCTCGGCACCCCCGACGCCTCCGGCCACACCAACAACAACGGCACCGCCCCCGGCGGCCGGGTTGAAATCGAATAG
- a CDS encoding SRPBCC family protein, which yields MDQENVSASLTVAVPAARVFAVLADPTAHSAIDGTGWVREAVDRAPLTEVGQIFRMDMYHANHPDGGYQVASKVQMLDPPRAIGWLTGQEKSDGHLEFGGWFWRYDLAPLGPSETEVTLTYDWSAVPQFIREYIQFPPFDPEHLTNSLHHLAELASGR from the coding sequence GTGGACCAGGAGAACGTGAGCGCCAGCCTGACTGTCGCCGTGCCCGCCGCGAGGGTGTTCGCGGTGCTGGCGGACCCGACGGCCCATTCTGCGATCGATGGCACCGGCTGGGTTCGGGAAGCTGTCGACCGGGCGCCGCTGACCGAGGTGGGGCAGATTTTCCGGATGGACATGTACCACGCCAACCACCCAGACGGTGGCTACCAGGTGGCCAGCAAGGTCCAGATGCTCGACCCGCCGCGCGCCATTGGCTGGCTGACGGGGCAGGAGAAGAGCGACGGTCACCTGGAGTTCGGCGGCTGGTTCTGGCGATACGACCTTGCGCCGCTCGGTCCGTCCGAGACCGAGGTCACACTCACCTACGACTGGTCGGCGGTGCCGCAGTTCATCCGGGAGTACATCCAGTTCCCACCGTTCGACCCTGAGCATCTCACCAACTCCCTGCACCACCTGGCCGAGCTTGCCTCCGGCAGGTGA